From the Synechococcus sp. HK01-R genome, one window contains:
- a CDS encoding SIS domain-containing protein — protein sequence MSALTRCLQEEAAAIAAAAERLSSDQVEGALALLERCADRKAKLVITGVGKSGIVARKIAATFSSIGLMALYLNPLDALHGDLGVVAPDDVCLLLSNSGETSELLEVLPHLKRRGTARIALVGRAASPLAQGSDVVLEASVDREVCPLNLAPTASTAVAMAIGDALAAVWMERRGISPADFALNHPAGSLGKQLTMTVADLMVPAAQLPPLQPGTPLPEVIGRLTQGAIGSGWVEDPAQAGRLIGLITDGDLRRALRDHGSESWASLTAADLMTVDPITVSAERLAVEAIQTMEHNQRKPISVLPVINTSGQLQGLLRLHDLVQAGLA from the coding sequence GTGTCCGCACTCACCCGCTGCCTGCAAGAAGAGGCGGCCGCGATCGCCGCGGCCGCTGAACGGCTGAGCAGCGACCAGGTGGAAGGAGCCCTGGCCCTGCTCGAGCGCTGCGCCGACCGCAAGGCCAAGTTGGTGATCACTGGCGTCGGCAAGAGCGGCATCGTGGCGCGCAAGATCGCGGCCACCTTCTCCTCGATCGGGCTGATGGCGCTCTACCTCAACCCCCTCGATGCCCTCCATGGCGATCTAGGCGTCGTGGCTCCCGATGACGTGTGCCTGCTGCTCTCCAACAGCGGCGAAACCAGCGAACTGCTGGAAGTTCTGCCCCACCTAAAGCGGCGCGGAACCGCCCGAATCGCGCTGGTGGGCCGTGCCGCGTCGCCCCTGGCGCAGGGAAGCGATGTAGTGCTGGAAGCCTCGGTGGATCGGGAGGTCTGCCCCCTCAACCTCGCCCCCACGGCCAGCACGGCGGTGGCGATGGCGATCGGCGATGCCCTCGCCGCGGTTTGGATGGAGCGGCGCGGGATCTCGCCGGCTGATTTCGCCCTCAATCACCCGGCCGGATCCCTGGGCAAACAGCTCACGATGACCGTGGCCGACCTGATGGTGCCCGCAGCCCAGCTGCCACCCCTGCAACCAGGGACCCCATTGCCGGAGGTGATTGGTCGCCTAACCCAAGGCGCAATCGGCAGCGGCTGGGTGGAGGACCCCGCTCAGGCCGGCAGGCTGATCGGGCTCATCACCGACGGTGACCTGCGGCGCGCCCTGCGCGACCACGGCAGTGAGAGCTGGGCCAGCCTGACGGCCGCCGACCTCATGACCGTCGATCCGATCACGGTGAGCGCCGAACGACTGGCGGTGGAAGCGATCCAGACCATGGAGCACAACCAACGCAAGCCGATTTCTGTGTTGCCGGTGATCAACACCAGCGGCCAGTTGCAAGGGCTGCTGCGGCTCCATGACCTGGTCCAGGCCGGCCTGGCCTGA
- a CDS encoding O-antigen ligase family protein: MRTRERPPIERILNHAGSVRLEGLLRLPGVLSQIRTFVGSPWLDALLPLSLLGLALERSEDPAGMVWLLALWCGLKFASRLPAQPAYGVLIGVLMVSLSAVLHPLSLSSPADLILVLLAFAAGLQQSGSQWRIALWMLLCGVLVSLPFIAWDRSNGNLALIPLEALREGLPEQAVRIQKITINRSGYLFGLFSLIGYGLARKESCPRLAWLAAAGGALAYLLAFATGSRAAAAFPLVAVLLCELCWRHRLWVARRSGWLASMVLVLALAFNLLLYVPLSPLANRNPSDAGRASVAQCFVRESLRSGADLFSGSGFDRRSDRCLAITAAIPGRDRGIPHAHNAFLQVLADQGALTLTLLIVVLWCSLQRLLAGLVGADGAIAFVGLACLSFMVSSSLVESTLIKTSLQQVVSGYLLAIAWRRSPGSPQGGSQAPELAASTDSHTIDP; the protein is encoded by the coding sequence GTGCGGACACGCGAGCGGCCTCCAATTGAGCGCATTCTCAACCATGCCGGGTCTGTCAGGCTGGAGGGCCTTCTGAGGTTGCCGGGGGTGCTGAGCCAGATCAGAACGTTTGTTGGCTCCCCCTGGCTGGATGCCCTGCTGCCCCTGTCGCTGCTGGGTCTGGCGCTGGAACGCAGCGAGGATCCTGCTGGCATGGTCTGGCTGCTGGCCCTTTGGTGTGGCCTCAAGTTTGCGTCCCGGCTCCCTGCTCAGCCGGCTTATGGGGTGTTGATCGGTGTGCTGATGGTCAGCCTCAGCGCCGTGCTGCATCCCCTGAGCCTGTCGTCACCAGCGGATCTGATCTTGGTGCTGCTGGCGTTCGCCGCAGGTCTGCAGCAGTCCGGCAGCCAATGGCGCATCGCCCTCTGGATGCTGCTCTGCGGCGTGCTGGTGTCGTTGCCCTTCATTGCCTGGGATCGCAGCAACGGCAATCTGGCTCTGATTCCCTTGGAGGCGCTTCGGGAGGGACTACCGGAACAAGCCGTGCGGATTCAGAAGATCACCATCAATCGCTCGGGTTATCTCTTCGGTCTGTTCAGCCTGATCGGCTATGGCTTAGCCCGTAAGGAGTCTTGTCCACGGCTGGCCTGGCTCGCCGCTGCTGGTGGTGCTCTGGCTTACCTGCTCGCCTTCGCCACTGGATCACGCGCTGCGGCAGCCTTTCCGCTTGTGGCGGTGTTGCTCTGCGAGCTCTGCTGGCGCCATCGGCTGTGGGTCGCGCGCCGGTCAGGTTGGCTGGCCAGCATGGTCCTGGTGCTGGCCTTGGCCTTCAATCTGCTGCTCTACGTCCCGTTGAGTCCACTGGCCAATCGCAATCCGAGCGATGCCGGGCGAGCCAGCGTCGCTCAGTGTTTCGTTCGGGAGTCCTTGCGTTCTGGTGCCGACCTCTTCTCAGGCAGCGGCTTTGATCGCCGTTCGGATCGCTGTCTGGCGATCACGGCTGCGATTCCCGGTCGTGATCGGGGCATTCCCCATGCGCATAACGCCTTCCTCCAGGTTCTTGCCGATCAGGGGGCATTGACGCTGACCCTGCTGATCGTGGTGCTCTGGTGTTCTCTGCAGCGTCTACTGGCTGGCTTGGTTGGCGCCGATGGTGCGATCGCCTTCGTCGGTCTGGCTTGTTTGTCGTTCATGGTGAGTTCGTCTCTGGTGGAGTCGACCCTGATCAAGACCTCCCTGCAGCAGGTGGTCAGTGGTTATTTGCTTGCGATCGCCTGGAGGCGTTCGCCAGGGTCACCGCAAGGGGGATCTCAAGCGCCAGAGCTGGCGGCCTCGACGGACTCCCATACCATCGACCCATGA